Proteins found in one Eretmochelys imbricata isolate rEreImb1 chromosome 9, rEreImb1.hap1, whole genome shotgun sequence genomic segment:
- the SAP130 gene encoding histone deacetylase complex subunit SAP130 isoform X7: MPAPTWSSLQDQGLSSENCHITDASSTVSDESNRESEVAPREHMGPGGSLQSREEKQEPVVVRPYPQVQMLAQHHTVQSGAAVTVTAPPAHLTPAVPLSFSEGLMKPPVKPTMPSRPIAPAPPSTMSAPTKVPGQVTVTMENSIPQASAIPVATISGQQGHSSNVQHIMATNLQMSIIRSSAPGPPLHIGASHLPRGAAAAAVMSSSKVTTVLRPASQLPNAATAQPAVQHIIHQPIQSRPPVTTSSTIPPAVIAPGSTTRAQSPVITTTAAHATESILSRHTLSLQQHPPSAAISIPRPAQPRDTATRITLPSHPAIGTPKQQLHTMTQKTIFSTGTPVAAATVAPILATNTIASATTAGSVSHTQAPTSTIVTMTMPSHSSHATAVTTSNIPVAKVVPQQITHTSPRIQSDYTSERSNLIPIPGHRASPNPVAMETRSDNRQSMPVQFQYFLPTYPPSAYPLAAHTYTPITSSVSTIRQYPVSAQAPNSAITAQTGVGVASTVHLNPMQLMTVDASHARHIQGIQPAPIGAQGIQPAPIGAQGIQPAPIGAQGIHPAAPIGTQGLQPAPINAQQPQTETKTSAVVLADGATIVANPISNTFSAAPAATTVVQTHSQSASASAPAQGSSPRPSILRKKPAADGLAVRKSLIPPQPSEVASTRVESSMRSTSGSPRPAGAKPKPEIHVSMATPVTVSVEAVSNQTSEQPTIAVPPTSQQPPSAIPTIIAAASPPSQPTAPLSTIPGAVSAAPATSNTIIAAPPPPSTMSGALSTVLGPPAPEIKIKEEVEPMDIMRPVSAVPPLTTNTMSPSLALLANNLSMPPNDLPPGASPRKKPRKQQHVISTEEGDMMETNSTDDEKSTAKSLLVKAEKRKSPPKEYIDEEGVRYVPVRPRPPITLLRHYRNPWKAAYHHFQRYSDVRVKEEKKAMLQEIANQKGVSCRAQGWKVHLCAAQLLQLTNLEHDVYERLTSLQEGIIPKKKAATDDDLHRINELIQGNMQRCKLVMDQISEARDSMLKVLDHKERVLKLLNKNGTVKKVSKLKRKEKV; encoded by the exons CCAATCTGGTGCTGCAGTTACAGTGACCGCTCCACCGGCACATCTGACTCCAGCAGTGCCACTTTCCTTTTCAGAGGGACTTATGAAG CCTCCTGTGAAGCCCACCATGCCCAGCCGGCCCATTGCTCCTGCTCCACCCTCTACAATGTCAGCTCCCACCAAGGTTCCTGGGCAGGTTACTGTTACCATGGAAAACAGTATCCCACAAGCCTCAGCTATTCCTGTGGCAACAATCAGTGGACAACAG GGACATTCCAGTAACGTGCAGCATATCATGGCAACAAATCTTCAGATGTCTATCATCCGAAGTAGTGCTCCTGGTCCCCCTTTACACATTGGAGCTTCTCACTTACCCCGAG GTGCGGCAGCGGCTGCTGTGATGTCCAGCTCTAAAGTAACCACAGTTCTGAGGCCAGCTTCACAGTTGCCAAATGCAGCAACAGCTCAGCCAGCTGTTCAGCACATCATTCATCAACCAATCCAG TCTCGTCCTCCTGTGACGACATCGAGCACCATCCCTCCTGCTGTAATAGCACCAGGTTCCACCACAAGAGCTCAGTCTCCAGTTATTACTACAACAGCAGCACATGCTACGGAATCAATCCTGAG tCGGCACACTCTGTCTCTCCAGCAGCACCCACCTTCTGCAGCTATTAGTATTCCGCGTCCTGCGCAGCCACGGGACACAGCAACTCGGATCACACTGCCATCTCACCCAGCCATAGGTACACCAAAACAGCAGCTCCACACCATGACTCAG AAAACCATTTTTAGTACTGGTACTCCGGTGGCGGCAGCAACCGTGGCACCCATTTTGGCAACCAATACTATTGCCTCAGCAACCACAGCTG GTTCTGTGTCTCATACCCAAGCTCCTACAAGTACAATTGTCACCATGACAATGCCCTCTCACTCTTCCCATGCCACTGCTGTGACCACCTCAAACATCCCAGTTG CTAAAGTGGTTCCTCAGCAAATCACGCATACTTCTCCTCGAATCCAGTCTGATTATACATCAGAGAGGAGTAATCTCATTCCCATACCTGGACACCGAGCATCTCCAAACCCAGTTGCCATGGAAACAAGAAGTGACAACCG GCAGTCGATGCCAGTCCAATTCCAGTACTTCTTACCAACGTACCCGCCTTCTGCCTACCCTTTGGCTGCACACACTTATACCCCCATCACCAGCTCTGTGTCCACCATCCGCCAATACCCTG TTTCAGCTCAGGCCCCCAACTCTGCCATCACAGCTCAGACTGGCGTAGGTGTGGCCTCCACTGTGCACCTCAATCCCATGCAGCTGATGACTGTAGATGCATCTCATGCCCGTCACATccaggggatccagccagcacCTATCGGTGCacaggggatccagccagcacCTATCGGTGCacaggggatccagccagcacCTATCGGTGCACAGGGGATCCACCCAGCTGCACCAATCGGCACACAGGGACTCCAGCCTGCACCAATCAATGCTCAGCAGCCACAAACAGAAACAAAGACTTCAG CAGTGGTCTTGGCAGACGGAGCCACCATTGTGGCCAATCCTATTAGCAACACATTCAGTGCAGCTCCGGCAGCAACCACAGTGGTACAAACTCACAGCCAGAGCGCCAGCGCCAGTGCACCAGCCCAGGGCTCATCCCCACGCCCAAGCATCCTCCGGAAGAAACCCGCCGCAGATGG ACTGGCAGTCCGGAAAAGTCTgatcccccctcagccttctgaAGTAGCTAGCACCCGTGTGGAGAGCTCTATGCGGAGCACATCTGGATCACCCAGACCTGCTGG TGCCAAGCCTAAACCAGAAATCCATGTCTCTATGGCTACTCCAGTCACTGTGTCTGTGGAGGCAGTGTCCAATCAAACCAGCGAGCAGCCCACCATTGCAGTCCCACCTACCTCTCAGCAGCCTCCATCTGCCATTCCAACAATTATTGCAGCAGCTAGTCCACCTTCTCAGCCGACAGCACCTCTGTCAACCATTCCAGGAGCAGTTTCAGCTGCTCCAGCCACTTCGAACACAATTATAGCTGCTCCTCCACCTCCATCCACTATGAGTGGGGCCCTCTCCACAGTATTGGGACCCCCAGCACCAGAGATAAAAATCAAAGAGGAAGTGGAACCTATGGACATAATGCGACCAGTCTCAG CAGTTCCTCCGTTGACTACAAATACCATGTCTCCATCTCTTGCATTGCTGGCCAACAACCTTTCCATGCCCCCGAACGACTTGCCACCTGGTGCCTCCCCAAGGAAAAAaccccggaagcagcagcatgtaaTCTCCACAGAGGAAGGCGACATGATGGAGACTAATAGCACTGATGATGAGAAATCCACTGCCAAAAGTCTGCTGGTGAAAGCAGAGAAGCGCAAGTCTCCTCCAAAAGAGTACATAG ATGAAGAAGGTGTCAGGTATGTCCCTGTGCGTCCAAGACCCCCTATCACACTGCTCCGTCATTATCGCAACCCCTGGAAAGCTGCCTATCACCACTTTCAGAGATACAGTGATGTCAGAGTGAAAG AAGAGAAGAAGGCTATGCTGCAGGAGATTGCCAATCAGAAAGGAGTATCCTGCCGTGCGCAAGGTTGGAAAGTCCATCTCTGCGCAGCACAGTTACTGCAGTTG ACTAACCTGGAGCATGACGTGTATGAGCGCCTCACCTCTCTGCAGGAAGGGATAATCCCCAAGAAAAAGGCAGCAACTGATGATGACTTACATCGAATAAATGAACTGATACAG GGGAATATGCAGAGGTGTAAACTTGTGATGGATCAGATCAGTGAGGCCCGAGACTCCATGCTGAAGGTCTTGGATCACAAGGAACGTGTTCTGAAGCTCTTAAACAAGAATGGAACTGTCAAGAAAGTGTCCAAATTAAAGCGAAAAGAGAAGGTCTAG
- the SAP130 gene encoding histone deacetylase complex subunit SAP130 isoform X1 → MSSQQFPRSGALPAGLGQAPPPISTSGSTGLINPTTTAVSDESNRESEVAPREHMGPGGSLQSREEKQEPVVVRPYPQVQMLAQHHTVQSGAAVTVTAPPAHLTPAVPLSFSEGLMKPPVKPTMPSRPIAPAPPSTMSAPTKVPGQVTVTMENSIPQASAIPVATISGQQGHSSNVQHIMATNLQMSIIRSSAPGPPLHIGASHLPRGAAAAAVMSSSKVTTVLRPASQLPNAATAQPAVQHIIHQPIQSRPPVTTSSTIPPAVIAPGSTTRAQSPVITTTAAHATESILSRHTLSLQQHPPSAAISIPRPAQPRDTATRITLPSHPAIGTPKQQLHTMTQKTIFSTGTPVAAATVAPILATNTIASATTAGSVSHTQAPTSTIVTMTMPSHSSHATAVTTSNIPVAKVVPQQITHTSPRIQSDYTSERSNLIPIPGHRASPNPVAMETRSDNRQSMPVQFQYFLPTYPPSAYPLAAHTYTPITSSVSTIRQYPVSAQAPNSAITAQTGVGVASTVHLNPMQLMTVDASHARHIQGIQPAPIGAQGIQPAPIGAQGIQPAPIGAQGIHPAAPIGTQGLQPAPINAQQPQTETKTSAVVLADGATIVANPISNTFSAAPAATTVVQTHSQSASASAPAQGSSPRPSILRKKPAADGLAVRKSLIPPQPSEVASTRVESSMRSTSGSPRPAGAKPKPEIHVSMATPVTVSVEAVSNQTSEQPTIAVPPTSQQPPSAIPTIIAAASPPSQPTAPLSTIPGAVSAAPATSNTIIAAPPPPSTMSGALSTVLGPPAPEIKIKEEVEPMDIMRPVSAVPPLTTNTMSPSLALLANNLSMPPNDLPPGASPRKKPRKQQHVISTEEGDMMETNSTDDEKSTAKSLLVKAEKRKSPPKEYIDEEGVRYVPVRPRPPITLLRHYRNPWKAAYHHFQRYSDVRVKEEKKAMLQEIANQKGVSCRAQGWKVHLCAAQLLQLTNLEHDVYERLTSLQEGIIPKKKAATDDDLHRINELIQGNMQRCKLVMDQISEARDSMLKVLDHKERVLKLLNKNGTVKKVSKLKRKEKV, encoded by the exons CCAATCTGGTGCTGCAGTTACAGTGACCGCTCCACCGGCACATCTGACTCCAGCAGTGCCACTTTCCTTTTCAGAGGGACTTATGAAG CCTCCTGTGAAGCCCACCATGCCCAGCCGGCCCATTGCTCCTGCTCCACCCTCTACAATGTCAGCTCCCACCAAGGTTCCTGGGCAGGTTACTGTTACCATGGAAAACAGTATCCCACAAGCCTCAGCTATTCCTGTGGCAACAATCAGTGGACAACAG GGACATTCCAGTAACGTGCAGCATATCATGGCAACAAATCTTCAGATGTCTATCATCCGAAGTAGTGCTCCTGGTCCCCCTTTACACATTGGAGCTTCTCACTTACCCCGAG GTGCGGCAGCGGCTGCTGTGATGTCCAGCTCTAAAGTAACCACAGTTCTGAGGCCAGCTTCACAGTTGCCAAATGCAGCAACAGCTCAGCCAGCTGTTCAGCACATCATTCATCAACCAATCCAG TCTCGTCCTCCTGTGACGACATCGAGCACCATCCCTCCTGCTGTAATAGCACCAGGTTCCACCACAAGAGCTCAGTCTCCAGTTATTACTACAACAGCAGCACATGCTACGGAATCAATCCTGAG tCGGCACACTCTGTCTCTCCAGCAGCACCCACCTTCTGCAGCTATTAGTATTCCGCGTCCTGCGCAGCCACGGGACACAGCAACTCGGATCACACTGCCATCTCACCCAGCCATAGGTACACCAAAACAGCAGCTCCACACCATGACTCAG AAAACCATTTTTAGTACTGGTACTCCGGTGGCGGCAGCAACCGTGGCACCCATTTTGGCAACCAATACTATTGCCTCAGCAACCACAGCTG GTTCTGTGTCTCATACCCAAGCTCCTACAAGTACAATTGTCACCATGACAATGCCCTCTCACTCTTCCCATGCCACTGCTGTGACCACCTCAAACATCCCAGTTG CTAAAGTGGTTCCTCAGCAAATCACGCATACTTCTCCTCGAATCCAGTCTGATTATACATCAGAGAGGAGTAATCTCATTCCCATACCTGGACACCGAGCATCTCCAAACCCAGTTGCCATGGAAACAAGAAGTGACAACCG GCAGTCGATGCCAGTCCAATTCCAGTACTTCTTACCAACGTACCCGCCTTCTGCCTACCCTTTGGCTGCACACACTTATACCCCCATCACCAGCTCTGTGTCCACCATCCGCCAATACCCTG TTTCAGCTCAGGCCCCCAACTCTGCCATCACAGCTCAGACTGGCGTAGGTGTGGCCTCCACTGTGCACCTCAATCCCATGCAGCTGATGACTGTAGATGCATCTCATGCCCGTCACATccaggggatccagccagcacCTATCGGTGCacaggggatccagccagcacCTATCGGTGCacaggggatccagccagcacCTATCGGTGCACAGGGGATCCACCCAGCTGCACCAATCGGCACACAGGGACTCCAGCCTGCACCAATCAATGCTCAGCAGCCACAAACAGAAACAAAGACTTCAG CAGTGGTCTTGGCAGACGGAGCCACCATTGTGGCCAATCCTATTAGCAACACATTCAGTGCAGCTCCGGCAGCAACCACAGTGGTACAAACTCACAGCCAGAGCGCCAGCGCCAGTGCACCAGCCCAGGGCTCATCCCCACGCCCAAGCATCCTCCGGAAGAAACCCGCCGCAGATGG ACTGGCAGTCCGGAAAAGTCTgatcccccctcagccttctgaAGTAGCTAGCACCCGTGTGGAGAGCTCTATGCGGAGCACATCTGGATCACCCAGACCTGCTGG TGCCAAGCCTAAACCAGAAATCCATGTCTCTATGGCTACTCCAGTCACTGTGTCTGTGGAGGCAGTGTCCAATCAAACCAGCGAGCAGCCCACCATTGCAGTCCCACCTACCTCTCAGCAGCCTCCATCTGCCATTCCAACAATTATTGCAGCAGCTAGTCCACCTTCTCAGCCGACAGCACCTCTGTCAACCATTCCAGGAGCAGTTTCAGCTGCTCCAGCCACTTCGAACACAATTATAGCTGCTCCTCCACCTCCATCCACTATGAGTGGGGCCCTCTCCACAGTATTGGGACCCCCAGCACCAGAGATAAAAATCAAAGAGGAAGTGGAACCTATGGACATAATGCGACCAGTCTCAG CAGTTCCTCCGTTGACTACAAATACCATGTCTCCATCTCTTGCATTGCTGGCCAACAACCTTTCCATGCCCCCGAACGACTTGCCACCTGGTGCCTCCCCAAGGAAAAAaccccggaagcagcagcatgtaaTCTCCACAGAGGAAGGCGACATGATGGAGACTAATAGCACTGATGATGAGAAATCCACTGCCAAAAGTCTGCTGGTGAAAGCAGAGAAGCGCAAGTCTCCTCCAAAAGAGTACATAG ATGAAGAAGGTGTCAGGTATGTCCCTGTGCGTCCAAGACCCCCTATCACACTGCTCCGTCATTATCGCAACCCCTGGAAAGCTGCCTATCACCACTTTCAGAGATACAGTGATGTCAGAGTGAAAG AAGAGAAGAAGGCTATGCTGCAGGAGATTGCCAATCAGAAAGGAGTATCCTGCCGTGCGCAAGGTTGGAAAGTCCATCTCTGCGCAGCACAGTTACTGCAGTTG ACTAACCTGGAGCATGACGTGTATGAGCGCCTCACCTCTCTGCAGGAAGGGATAATCCCCAAGAAAAAGGCAGCAACTGATGATGACTTACATCGAATAAATGAACTGATACAG GGGAATATGCAGAGGTGTAAACTTGTGATGGATCAGATCAGTGAGGCCCGAGACTCCATGCTGAAGGTCTTGGATCACAAGGAACGTGTTCTGAAGCTCTTAAACAAGAATGGAACTGTCAAGAAAGTGTCCAAATTAAAGCGAAAAGAGAAGGTCTAG
- the SAP130 gene encoding histone deacetylase complex subunit SAP130 isoform X4: MSSQQFPRSGALPAGLGQAPPPISTSGSTGLINPTTTAVSDESNRESEVAPREHMGPGGSLQSREEKQEPVVVRPYPQVQMLAQHHTVQSGAAVTVTAPPAHLTPAVPLSFSEGLMKPPVKPTMPSRPIAPAPPSTMSAPTKVPGQVTVTMENSIPQASAIPVATISGQQGHSSNVQHIMATNLQMSIIRSSAPGPPLHIGASHLPRGAAAAAVMSSSKVTTVLRPASQLPNAATAQPAVQHIIHQPIQSRPPVTTSSTIPPAVIAPGSTTRAQSPVITTTAAHATESILSRHTLSLQQHPPSAAISIPRPAQPRDTATRITLPSHPAIGTPKQQLHTMTQKTIFSTGTPVAAATVAPILATNTIASATTAGSVSHTQAPTSTIVTMTMPSHSSHATAVTTSNIPVAKVVPQQITHTSPRIQSDYTSERSNLIPIPGHRASPNPVAMETRSDNRQSMPVQFQYFLPTYPPSAYPLAAHTYTPITSSVSTIRQYPVSAQAPNSAITAQTGVGVASTVHLNPMQLMTVDASHARHIQGIQPAPIGAQGIQPAPIGAQGIQPAPIGAQGIHPAAPIGTQGLQPAPINAQQPQTETKTSAVVLADGATIVANPISNTFSAAPAATTVVQTHSQSASASAPAQGSSPRPSILRKKPAADGLAVRKSLIPPQPSEVASTRVESSMRSTSGSPRPAGAKPKPEIHVSMATPVTVSVEAVSNQTSEQPTIAVPPTSQQPPSAIPTIIAAASPPSQPTAPLSTIPGAVSAAPATSNTIIAAPPPPSTMSGALSTVLGPPAPEIKIKEEVEPMDIMRPVSVPPLTTNTMSPSLALLANNLSMPPNDLPPGASPRKKPRKQQHVISTEEGDMMETNSTDDEKSTAKSLLVKAEKRKSPPKEYIDEEGVRYVPVRPRPPITLLRHYRNPWKAAYHHFQRYSDVRVKEEKKAMLQEIANQKGVSCRAQGWKVHLCAAQLLQLTNLEHDVYERLTSLQEGIIPKKKAATDDDLHRINELIQGNMQRCKLVMDQISEARDSMLKVLDHKERVLKLLNKNGTVKKVSKLKRKEKV, translated from the exons CCAATCTGGTGCTGCAGTTACAGTGACCGCTCCACCGGCACATCTGACTCCAGCAGTGCCACTTTCCTTTTCAGAGGGACTTATGAAG CCTCCTGTGAAGCCCACCATGCCCAGCCGGCCCATTGCTCCTGCTCCACCCTCTACAATGTCAGCTCCCACCAAGGTTCCTGGGCAGGTTACTGTTACCATGGAAAACAGTATCCCACAAGCCTCAGCTATTCCTGTGGCAACAATCAGTGGACAACAG GGACATTCCAGTAACGTGCAGCATATCATGGCAACAAATCTTCAGATGTCTATCATCCGAAGTAGTGCTCCTGGTCCCCCTTTACACATTGGAGCTTCTCACTTACCCCGAG GTGCGGCAGCGGCTGCTGTGATGTCCAGCTCTAAAGTAACCACAGTTCTGAGGCCAGCTTCACAGTTGCCAAATGCAGCAACAGCTCAGCCAGCTGTTCAGCACATCATTCATCAACCAATCCAG TCTCGTCCTCCTGTGACGACATCGAGCACCATCCCTCCTGCTGTAATAGCACCAGGTTCCACCACAAGAGCTCAGTCTCCAGTTATTACTACAACAGCAGCACATGCTACGGAATCAATCCTGAG tCGGCACACTCTGTCTCTCCAGCAGCACCCACCTTCTGCAGCTATTAGTATTCCGCGTCCTGCGCAGCCACGGGACACAGCAACTCGGATCACACTGCCATCTCACCCAGCCATAGGTACACCAAAACAGCAGCTCCACACCATGACTCAG AAAACCATTTTTAGTACTGGTACTCCGGTGGCGGCAGCAACCGTGGCACCCATTTTGGCAACCAATACTATTGCCTCAGCAACCACAGCTG GTTCTGTGTCTCATACCCAAGCTCCTACAAGTACAATTGTCACCATGACAATGCCCTCTCACTCTTCCCATGCCACTGCTGTGACCACCTCAAACATCCCAGTTG CTAAAGTGGTTCCTCAGCAAATCACGCATACTTCTCCTCGAATCCAGTCTGATTATACATCAGAGAGGAGTAATCTCATTCCCATACCTGGACACCGAGCATCTCCAAACCCAGTTGCCATGGAAACAAGAAGTGACAACCG GCAGTCGATGCCAGTCCAATTCCAGTACTTCTTACCAACGTACCCGCCTTCTGCCTACCCTTTGGCTGCACACACTTATACCCCCATCACCAGCTCTGTGTCCACCATCCGCCAATACCCTG TTTCAGCTCAGGCCCCCAACTCTGCCATCACAGCTCAGACTGGCGTAGGTGTGGCCTCCACTGTGCACCTCAATCCCATGCAGCTGATGACTGTAGATGCATCTCATGCCCGTCACATccaggggatccagccagcacCTATCGGTGCacaggggatccagccagcacCTATCGGTGCacaggggatccagccagcacCTATCGGTGCACAGGGGATCCACCCAGCTGCACCAATCGGCACACAGGGACTCCAGCCTGCACCAATCAATGCTCAGCAGCCACAAACAGAAACAAAGACTTCAG CAGTGGTCTTGGCAGACGGAGCCACCATTGTGGCCAATCCTATTAGCAACACATTCAGTGCAGCTCCGGCAGCAACCACAGTGGTACAAACTCACAGCCAGAGCGCCAGCGCCAGTGCACCAGCCCAGGGCTCATCCCCACGCCCAAGCATCCTCCGGAAGAAACCCGCCGCAGATGG ACTGGCAGTCCGGAAAAGTCTgatcccccctcagccttctgaAGTAGCTAGCACCCGTGTGGAGAGCTCTATGCGGAGCACATCTGGATCACCCAGACCTGCTGG TGCCAAGCCTAAACCAGAAATCCATGTCTCTATGGCTACTCCAGTCACTGTGTCTGTGGAGGCAGTGTCCAATCAAACCAGCGAGCAGCCCACCATTGCAGTCCCACCTACCTCTCAGCAGCCTCCATCTGCCATTCCAACAATTATTGCAGCAGCTAGTCCACCTTCTCAGCCGACAGCACCTCTGTCAACCATTCCAGGAGCAGTTTCAGCTGCTCCAGCCACTTCGAACACAATTATAGCTGCTCCTCCACCTCCATCCACTATGAGTGGGGCCCTCTCCACAGTATTGGGACCCCCAGCACCAGAGATAAAAATCAAAGAGGAAGTGGAACCTATGGACATAATGCGACCAGTCTCAG TTCCTCCGTTGACTACAAATACCATGTCTCCATCTCTTGCATTGCTGGCCAACAACCTTTCCATGCCCCCGAACGACTTGCCACCTGGTGCCTCCCCAAGGAAAAAaccccggaagcagcagcatgtaaTCTCCACAGAGGAAGGCGACATGATGGAGACTAATAGCACTGATGATGAGAAATCCACTGCCAAAAGTCTGCTGGTGAAAGCAGAGAAGCGCAAGTCTCCTCCAAAAGAGTACATAG ATGAAGAAGGTGTCAGGTATGTCCCTGTGCGTCCAAGACCCCCTATCACACTGCTCCGTCATTATCGCAACCCCTGGAAAGCTGCCTATCACCACTTTCAGAGATACAGTGATGTCAGAGTGAAAG AAGAGAAGAAGGCTATGCTGCAGGAGATTGCCAATCAGAAAGGAGTATCCTGCCGTGCGCAAGGTTGGAAAGTCCATCTCTGCGCAGCACAGTTACTGCAGTTG ACTAACCTGGAGCATGACGTGTATGAGCGCCTCACCTCTCTGCAGGAAGGGATAATCCCCAAGAAAAAGGCAGCAACTGATGATGACTTACATCGAATAAATGAACTGATACAG GGGAATATGCAGAGGTGTAAACTTGTGATGGATCAGATCAGTGAGGCCCGAGACTCCATGCTGAAGGTCTTGGATCACAAGGAACGTGTTCTGAAGCTCTTAAACAAGAATGGAACTGTCAAGAAAGTGTCCAAATTAAAGCGAAAAGAGAAGGTCTAG